A stretch of Bombina bombina isolate aBomBom1 chromosome 2, aBomBom1.pri, whole genome shotgun sequence DNA encodes these proteins:
- the LOC128647032 gene encoding LOW QUALITY PROTEIN: zinc finger protein 335-like (The sequence of the model RefSeq protein was modified relative to this genomic sequence to represent the inferred CDS: substituted 1 base at 1 genomic stop codon) → MCNSTGRPHLLLIALDAPRPILLHSDPSVDRILQNSICPQIIQGCYVTNTDGRNPEVAQYLILQDSGGCLPGVNPVILREMASSRDSTGDSLEVNDAESLEGMVEVVVVQHYKCKMCQYKSGSKSTLLHHVRDRHIHTGGKDEKKDRGCKLARARDEDEEEEEDDIVDAGAIDDPDGDSDYSPGEDVNHGQVLSSPPGTLAIERPSRKPGRPRKILRIHGPELNYTSPPPLSNDSQNDLGISQSDLENKDPHCDLENQDSSNPNPDELKIQNRPRGRPPKHFRGKKFRRYGGRRYYKPSTKRLLRPFLCRVCGSRFLTHEDFTFHVSSHDGSSQNVHCQQCNYQCRRWSSLKEHMFNHKGNKPHKCEECDYTSVYKKDVIRHSAVHNRERKKKPDQPAKANTYPCPVCNRVYNMQKRLTQHMKTHSTEKPHMCDKCGKAFKKRYTFKMHLLTHLQSVGNSRYKCKFCDHTCEDRKQLLNHQFTHMNDKPFKCDQCKYTTFRQDFLLAHQATKHTGGKPFACDYCHFTRKHKKNLHLHIQCRHADIYEEWIXRHPEEPPCRRRPFFSLQQIEELKQQHGQLESQTNPSEEVQDISAQDPTGDLTYMLQQTTQNPGEQQSQNPLGAATVIYEQDGELTTQAALDLLLNMSAQREGPGGSLQVAVVKSGSCEEVQESEGSAQEPNVAQVLTLHMDERDVTDVPLTVYEESSEGTVQQIIINAAFSTAEYSLISPENIQASLISDTDVQSRSPQALLEETLKDKSNLQVLHKPQVQVAPSATSTNHSHSV, encoded by the exons ATGTGCAATTCAACAGGTAGACCACATCTCCTATTGATTgctttggat GCTCCAAGACCCATCCTTCTTCATTCAGACCCCTCTGTAGACCGGATTTTACAGAATTCCATCTGCCCACAAATCATTCAGGGCTGCTATGTGACTAATACCGATGGTAGGAACCCTGAAGTTGCCCAGTACCTAATCTTGCAAGACTCAGGGGGTTGTCTCCCAGGTGTGAATCCTGTAATCCTTAGAGAGATGGCTTCATCACGTGATTCCACTGGGGACTCTTTGGAGGTTAATGATGCTGAATCTCTGGAGGGAATGGTAGAAGTGGTTGTAGTTCAGCACTACAAGTGCAAGATGTGCCAGTATAAAAGTGGATCCAAGTCTACTTTGCTTCACCATGTTAGAGATCGTCATATCCATACAGGTGGCAAAGATGAAAAGAAAGACAGAGGATGCAAACTGGCACGGGCAAGAGATGAAgatgaggaggaagaagaggatgaTATTGTGGATGCCGGAGCTATAGATGACCCTGATGGTGACAGTGACTACAGTCCAGGGGAGGATGTGAATCACGGCCAGGTCCTAAGTTCTCCACCAGGTACCCTTGCCATAGAAAGACCCAGCAGAAAACCTGGGCGCCCTCGTAAGATCCTGCGCATCCATGGTCCTGAACTGAACTACACCTCTCCTCCACCTCTCTCCAATGACAGCCAGAATGATCTGGGCATTAGTCAATCTGATCTTGAGAACAAGGACCCCCACTGTGATCTTGAGAACCAGGACTCTTCCAACCCCAACCCCGATGAGCTGAAAATACAAAACCGACCAAGGGGCCGCCCACCTAAACATTTTCGTGGGAAGAAGTTCCGCAGATATGGAGGACGAAGGTATTACAAGCCCTCCACCAAGAGGTTACTTAGGCCCTTCCTTTGTCGCGTTTGTGGTTCCCGTTTCCTAACACATGAGGATTTTACCTTCCATGTAAGCTCACATGATGGCAGCAGTCAAAACGTCCACTGTCAACAGTGTAACTACCAGTGCCGGAGGTGGTCATCTCTAAAGGAACATATGTTTAACCACAAAGGAAATAAGCCCCACAAGTGTGAGGAGTGTGATTACACAAGTGTGTACAAGAAGGATGTGATTCGACACTCTGCTGTGCACAACAGGGAAAGAAAGAAGAAACCTGATCAGCCGGCAAAAGCCAACACCTATCCATGTCCTGTGTGTAATCGTGTTTATAACATGCAAAAGAGACTGACACAGCACATgaagacacacagcacagagaaaCCGCACATGTGCGACAAGTGTGGCAAAGCCTTCAAGAAACGGTACACCTTTAAAATGCATCTTCTAACGCACCTACAGAGTGTGGGCAATAGCAGGTACAAATGCAAGTTCTGTGATCATACATGCGAGGACCGAAAGCAGCTTCTGAATCACCAGTTTACTCACATGAATGATAAACCGTTCAAATGTGATCAATGCAAGTACACCACATTCCGACAGGACTTCTTGTTGGCCCATCAAGCCACCAAGCATACAGGTGGAAAACCATTTGCTTGTGATTATTGCCACTTCACCAGGAAACACAAGAAGAATCTGCACCTCCATATACAATGCCGCCATGCAGATATTTATGAAGAGTGGATTTAGCGCCACCCCGAGGAGCCTCCCTGCCGCCGCCGACCCTTCTTCTCTCTGCAACAGATTGAGGAACTAAAACAGCAACATGGACAGCTGGAGAGCCAGACTAATCCATCAGAGGAAGTACAGGATATTTCTGCTCAGGACCCTACTGGGGACCTTACTTATATGCTGCAGCAAACTACTCAAAATCCTGGAGAACAACAATCTCAGAATCCTCTTGGAGCAGCTACAGTAATATATGAGCAAGATGGAGAGCTGACAACACAAGCTGCCTTGGATTTGCTTCTGAATATGAGTGCACAAAGAGAGGGCCCAGGTGGAAGTCTACAGGTGGCTGTGGTAAAATCTGGCTCATGTGAGGAGGTACAGGAGTCAGAGGGCAGTGCTCAGGAACCCAACGTGGCTCAGGTCCTCACGTTGCACATGGATGAGAGAGATGTAACCGATGTGCCTCTGACAGTATATGAGGAGTCCAGTGAGGGCACTGTGCAACAGATCATAATTAATGCAGCGTTTTCAACTGCAGAGTACAGCTTGATAAGCCCAGAAAACATCCAGGCATCTCTCATCAGTGATACCGACGTTCAGTCTAGATCTCCTCAGGCCCTTCTTGAAGAAACCCTAAAAGACAAAAGTAACCTGCAGGTTCTGCACAAACCACAAGTTCAAGTTGCCCCAAGTGCTACTTCCACAAATCATTCACATTCAGTATGA